A window of Solea solea chromosome 18, fSolSol10.1, whole genome shotgun sequence contains these coding sequences:
- the hmgcl gene encoding hydroxymethylglutaryl-CoA lyase, mitochondrial: protein MAAIVRFVNRSSYSSAMGQQFLTFSSAAKVQAAGVTANSVLPKKVKIVEVGPRDGLQNEKTLVTTETKINLIDLLSESGLPVIEATSFVSPKWVPQMADQVEVMKGICRKPGVSYPVLTPNLKGFQTALKAGASEVAIFGAASELFSKKNINCSVDESLQRFAEVMKAAKEAGVPVRGYVSCVLGCPYEGTVSPEKVAHVAKRLYSMGCYEISLGDTIGVGTPGSMTQMLAAVTKEVPVSALAVHCHDTYGQALANIFVALQMGISVVDSSVAGLGGCPYAQGASGNVATEDVVYMLHGLGIQTGVDLTKLMTAGAFICRSLNRKSNSKVAQAICKL from the exons ATGGCGGCCATCGTGCGGTTTGTCAACAGAAGCAGCTACAGTTCAGCGATGGGCCAACAGTTCCTGACGTTCAGCTCCGCAGCGAAGGTCCAAGCA gctggAGTCACAGCTAATTCAGTTCTTCCAAAGAAGGTGAAAATAGTGGAGGTCGGTCCCAGAGATGGTCTTCAGAATGAGAAg ACTCTCGTGACCACCGAGACAAAAATCAATCTGATTGACTTGTTGTCAGAGTCGGGACTGCCAGTCATCGAGGCCACCAGCTTCGTGTCTCCAAAATGGGTCCCACAG ATGGCCGACCAGGTGGAGGTGATGAAGGGGATTTGTAGAAAACCCGGAGTCTCTTATCCAGTCCTCACCCCCAACCTCAAGGGATTCCAGACTGCT CTGAAGGCGGGAGCTTCAGAGGTAGCCATATTTGGTGCCGCATCTGAGCTTTTCAGTAAGAAGAACATCAACTGCTCTGTGGACGAGAGTTTGCAGCGCTTCGCCGAGGTTATGAAAGCAGCTAAAGAGGCCGGTGTGCCAGTCAGAGG ATACGTGTCGTGTGTTCTTGGATGTCCGTATGAAGGCACGGTTTCACCTGAAAAAGTGGCACAt GTAGCAAAGCGTTTGTACTCTATGGGCTGCTACGAGATCTCACTGGGTGACACCATCGGAGTGGGGACTCCAGGTAGCATGACTCAGATGTTGGCAGCAGTGACCAAAGAGGTGCCAGTCAGTGCTCTGGCGGTGCATTGCCACGATACCTATGGCCAGGCCCTGGCTAATATTTTTGTAGCCTTACAG ATGGGAATCAGTGTGGTAGATTCATCAGTAGCTGGACTGGGTGGCTGTCCCTATGCCCAGGGTGCTTCTGGGAATGTTGCAACTGAAGATGTCGTCTACATGTTGCATGGACTTGGCATTCAAACG GGAGTGGACCTCACCAAGCTAATGACCGCCGGAGCGTTCATCTGCCGGAGCCTGAACAGGAAGAGCAACTCCAAAGTGGCACAGGCCATCTGTAAACTgtaa
- the gjb3 gene encoding gap junction protein beta 3, with product MDWKTFQALLSGVNKYSTAFGRIWLSVVFVFRVMVYVVAAERVWGDEQKDFDCNTKQPGCANVCYDHYFPISHIRLWALQLIFVTCPSFMVVMHVAYRDDRERKYRAKHGETVKLYNNTGKKHGGLWWTYLISLFVKTAIEVVFLYLLHWVYDSFYLPRLVKCEVSPCPNQVDCYIGHPTEKKVFTYFMVGASALCIVLNICEIVYLISKRIARCTNKFKRRHRNVAVHHDDYHDDPFNTTNQPLPTIKEKESPQPFKGVLPSFQPATLKLHDKIRASAPNLSSMS from the coding sequence ATGGACTGGAAGACCTTCCAAGCTCTTCTCAGTGGGGTGAACAAGTACTCGACAGCGTTCGGGAGAATATGGCTGTCagtggtgtttgtgttcaggGTGATGGTGTATGTGGTGGCAGCAGAGAGAGTGTGGGGCGATGAGCAGAAGGACTTTGACTGCAACACGAAGCAGCCGGGCTGCGCCAACGTCTGCTACGACCACTACTTCCCCATCTCCCACATCCGCCTGTGGGCCCTGCAGCTCATCTTCGTCACGTGTCCCTCCTTCATGGTGGTCATGCACGTGGCGTACCGGGACGACCGCGAGCGCAAGTACAGGGCCAAGCATGGGGAGACCGTCAAGCTCTACAACAACACGGGCAAGAAGCACGGCGGCCTGTGGTGGACGTACCTGATCAGCCTCTTTGTAAAAACAGCCATCGAGGTCGTCTTCCTCTACCTGCTCCACTGGGTGTATGACAGCTTCTACCTGCCACGGCTGGTCAAGTGCGAGGTGTCGCCGTGCCCCAACCAGGTGGACTGTTACATCGGTCACCCTACCGAGAAGAAGGTCTTCACCTACTTCATGGTGGGCGCGTCGGCCCTCTGCATCGTCCTGAACATCTGCGAGATCGTTTACCTCATCTCCAAGCGCATCGCGAGGTGCACCAACAAGTTCAAGAGGCGCCATCGCAACGTGGCCGTGCATCACGACGACTACCACGACGACCCGTTCAACACGACAAACCAGCCGTTGCCAACGATCAAAGAGAAGGAGTCGCCGCAGCCCTTCAAGGGCGTCCTGCCGTCATTTCAGCCGGCCACGCTGAAACTGCACGACAAGATTCGGGCCTCGGCTCCCAACCTGTCCTCTATGTCATGA
- the LOC131444303 gene encoding gap junction beta-4 protein-like, whose product MNWSFLQSLLSGVNKYSTAFGRVWLSIVFLFRVMVFVVAAEKVWGDEQKDFKCNTVQPGCHNVCYDHFFPVSHIRLWALQLIFVTCPSLLVVMHVAYRDDRERKNREKYGENCRRLYQNTGKKRGGLWWTYVLTLVFKIGVDATFVYLVYHIYEGYDFPSLIKCEQKPCPNKVDCFISRPTEKRIFTLFMVVTSLLCILLSVFEIVYLIGKRLRECLTAMHHSRKSVTHTMSSGSNLMEATSVKRGTTPETPAPSYSVAIS is encoded by the coding sequence ATGAACTGGTCTTTCCTCCAGAGCCTCCTTAGCGGAGTCAACAAGTACTCCACAGCCTTCGGCCGAGTCTGGCTCTCCATCGTCTTCCTCTTCAGGGTCATGGTGTTTGTCGTGGCGGCGGAGAAGGTGTGGGGCGACGAGCAGAAAGACTTCAAGTGCAACACGGTTCAGCCCGGCTGCCACAACGTCTGCTACGACCACTTCTTCCCCGTGTCCCACATCCGCCTGTGGGCGCTGCAGCTCATCTTCGTCACCTGCCCGTCGCTCCTGGTGGTGATGCACGTGGCCTACCGGGACGACAGGGAGCGGAAGAACCGCGAGAAGTACGGCGAGAACTGCCGCCGCCTCTACCAAAACACGGGCAAGAAGCGCGGGGGCCTGTGGTGGACCTACGTCCTCACGCTGGTCTTCAAGATAGGCGTGGACGCCACCTTCGTCTACCTCGTCTACCACATCTACGAGGGCTACGACTTCCCGTCGCTCATCAAGTGCGAGCAGAAGCCGTGTCCCAACAAGGTGGACTGCTTCATCTCCCGGCCCACGGAGAAGAGAATCTTCACGCTCTTCATGGTGGTCACCAGCCTGCTCTGCATCCTGCTCTCGGTGTTTGAGATCGTCTACCTGATCGGCAAACGCCTGCGCGAATGCCTCACCGCCATGCACCACTCACGCAAATCCGTGACCCACACCATGTCCAGTGGGAGCAACTTGATGGAGGCGACCAGCGTGAAGCGGGGGACCACGCCGGAGACGCCGGCGCCCTCATACAGCGTCGCCATATCTTGA